The following proteins are co-located in the Vidua macroura isolate BioBank_ID:100142 chromosome 1, ASM2450914v1, whole genome shotgun sequence genome:
- the LOC128806496 gene encoding LOW QUALITY PROTEIN: serine/threonine-protein kinase SBK2-like (The sequence of the model RefSeq protein was modified relative to this genomic sequence to represent the inferred CDS: deleted 1 base in 1 codon), with translation MGTGRSVTLSPVAPGSPSGCWRRLSPAAAARGARQSRLAGCPALLEKAVVFLQHSAMAESSALTAAVPERAAPTKLEELLEITAQSLVRAEVAEHYEVVRELGRGKYGHVMLVTHRQRGTPMALKLLPKASTKLHTFLYEYCVALSLATHPAIVGMFGIAIESSQYYGFLYEPALHKDLISIIKPRDGIPEPAAKQCAKQLVSALEFIHSRGLVYRDIKPENVLLFDPDCRLVKLTDFGLTRPKGTKLKLVAGVIPYTAPELSNTADAQGVPIDASMDAWAFGVLLFCLLTGYFPWEQSLPEDPFFEDFMQWQETGLEKDVPRHWKRLTAEAAGMLRSLLALDPAKRGPVSGVLRYVHCPWRLEGGRSEEAAVKS, from the exons ATGGGGACGGGGCGGAGCGTCACGCTTAGCCCCGTAGCTCCTGGCAGC CCCTCCGGCTGCTGGCGCAGGCTGAGCCCGGCGGCTGCGGCGAGGGGAGCGAGGCAGTCGCGGCTGGCTGGCTGTCCTGCGCTGCTGGAGAA GGCTGTGGTGTTTCTGCAGCACTCAGCGATGGCCGAGAGCTCAGCTCtgactgcagcagtgccagagagAGCAGCACCAACCAAGCTAGAGGAGCTCCTGGAGATCACCGCTCAGAGCCTGGTGCGCGCCGAGGTGGCTGAGCACTATGAGGTTGTtcgggagctgggcaggggcaaGTATGGCCATGTGATGCTAGTGACCCACAGGCAGAGAG GGACTCCTATGGCTCTCAAGCTGCTACCCAAAGCCAGTACCAAGCTGCACACCTTCCTGTATGAGTATTGTGTAGCACTGTCCCTTGCCACCCACCCTGCCATCGTCGGCATGTTCGGAATTGCCATTGAGTCCAGCCAGTACTATGGCTTCCTCTATGAACCAGCGCTGCACAAAGACCTCATCTCTATCATCAAACCCCGC gatgGGATCCCTGAGCCCGCCGCAAAGCAGTGTGCCAAGCAGCTCGTGAGCGCGCTGGAGTTCATCCACAGCCGGGGGCTGGTGTACCGTGACATCAAGCCCGAGAACGTGCTGCTTTTTGATCCCGACTGCCGGCTCGTCAAACTCACTGACTTCGGCCTCACGAGGCCCAAGGGTACCAAGCTCAAGCTGGTGGCCGGGGTAATCCCCTACACTGCCCCCGAGCTGAGCAACACTGCTGATGCCCAGGGGGTGCCCATCGATGCCAGTATGGATGCCTGGGCCTTTGGGgtgctgcttttctgcctgcTGACCGGCTActtcccctgggagcagagcctgccagagGACCCTTTCTTTGAGGACTTCATGCAGTGGCAGGAGACAGGCCTAGAAAAGGACGTGCCCCGGCACTGGAAGCGCCTGACAGCCGAGGCTGCCGGGATGCTGCGGAGCCTGCTGGCTCTAGATCCCGCCAAGCGTGGCCCCGTCAGCGGGGTGCTGCGCTACGTCCACTGCCCTTGGCGGCTGGAGGGTGGGCGCAGTGAGGAGGCTGCCGTGAAGTCCTAG